The following coding sequences lie in one Actinomyces capricornis genomic window:
- a CDS encoding electron transfer flavoprotein subunit beta/FixA family protein, translated as MKIVVCIKHVPDLQSERRLEDGRLVRGEEDVLNELDENAVEAAVSLAEEHGGEVIALTMGPQDAEDGVRRALQMGAERGVVVSDEDLAGADVVTTARTLAAAIERIGEVDLVITGMASLDALTSMLPGALAAALGVPALTLAHEVALEEDPASVAITRTVGTARERLRAPLPALVSVTDQANEPRYPNFAAMRAAKKKPVEVWDLGDLGIAPQAREVLAVSRTSQRPARQAGIIRTDAGQGGRELAAWLVDNSLV; from the coding sequence ATGAAAATCGTGGTCTGCATCAAGCACGTGCCCGACCTGCAGTCCGAGCGCCGTCTGGAGGACGGCCGCCTGGTCCGCGGCGAGGAGGACGTCCTCAACGAGCTCGACGAGAACGCGGTGGAGGCCGCGGTCAGCCTGGCCGAGGAGCATGGCGGCGAGGTCATCGCCCTGACCATGGGACCCCAGGACGCCGAGGACGGCGTGCGCCGGGCCCTGCAGATGGGCGCCGAGCGCGGCGTCGTCGTCAGCGACGAGGACCTGGCCGGTGCGGACGTCGTCACCACGGCCCGCACCCTGGCCGCCGCCATCGAGCGCATCGGCGAGGTGGACCTGGTCATCACGGGCATGGCCTCCCTGGACGCCCTGACCTCCATGCTGCCCGGGGCCCTGGCCGCAGCCCTGGGGGTGCCGGCCCTGACCCTGGCCCACGAGGTGGCGCTGGAGGAGGACCCGGCCTCGGTGGCCATCACCCGCACCGTGGGCACCGCCCGTGAGCGGCTGCGCGCCCCCCTGCCCGCCCTGGTCTCGGTCACCGACCAGGCCAATGAGCCGCGCTACCCCAACTTCGCCGCCATGCGCGCCGCCAAGAAGAAGCCCGTGGAGGTCTGGGACCTGGGCGATCTGGGCATCGCGCCCCAGGCCCGCGAGGTCCTCGCCGTCAGCCGGACCAGCCAGAGGCCCGCGCGCCAGGCCGGCATCATCCGCACCGACGCCGGCCAGGGCGGGCGCGAGCTGGCCGCCTGGCTGGTGGACAACTCCCTGGTCTGA